A section of the Ignavibacteriales bacterium genome encodes:
- a CDS encoding T9SS type A sorting domain-containing protein — translation MRKSKFALCLSLIFLLYSQSLMSMPGDSSKVYGVTVDAVNGLNNIVNSLHQLSRRPTVRIVFDEWIPAAEYTAPVNRIDTVADIMGEILDSYYMNQYSQNQFKNRVNEYLNELGDKVDIWEIGNEVNGEWLGSINSVLGKIGNAYSIIKNAGKKTALTLYYNHECWDNAGNEMFRWVNESLPDSIRMGVDYLLVSYYEDDCNNYQPNWQEVFDSLSVLFPNSKLGIGECGTHHNNRKADYIRRYYSMDITTPNYIGGYFWWYYKQDCVPVSNYLWYVLDSTINPPVLTNIGNGFNGVADYKLWNYPNPFNPSTKINFTLAESDDVKLTVFNSLGQVIRVLENNRLSKGEYSREFDASGLPSGVYYYVLKTTNNSLVNRMVLIK, via the coding sequence ATGAGAAAAAGCAAATTTGCTTTATGTCTCAGCTTAATATTTCTTTTGTATTCACAGTCGCTGATGTCGATGCCGGGTGACAGTTCAAAAGTGTACGGTGTGACAGTTGACGCAGTAAATGGTCTTAATAATATCGTCAACTCGCTACACCAGCTTTCTCGCAGACCTACAGTTAGAATTGTATTTGATGAATGGATACCGGCTGCTGAATATACCGCACCCGTTAATAGAATAGATACTGTCGCGGATATAATGGGTGAGATTCTTGATAGCTATTATATGAACCAGTACAGTCAAAACCAGTTTAAGAATAGGGTGAATGAATATCTTAATGAATTGGGTGATAAAGTTGATATTTGGGAAATAGGCAATGAGGTTAACGGCGAATGGCTCGGCTCTATAAACAGCGTCCTTGGCAAGATCGGAAATGCTTACTCTATTATAAAGAATGCCGGTAAGAAAACCGCGCTCACCCTGTACTATAATCATGAATGCTGGGATAATGCCGGCAATGAAATGTTCCGCTGGGTGAACGAGAGCCTTCCTGATAGTATCAGGATGGGAGTTGATTACCTCCTCGTGTCATATTATGAGGACGATTGTAATAATTACCAGCCTAACTGGCAGGAGGTGTTTGACAGCCTGAGTGTACTTTTCCCGAATTCAAAGCTTGGTATCGGTGAATGCGGTACTCACCATAATAATAGAAAAGCCGATTACATCAGAAGATACTACAGCATGGACATAACTACGCCTAATTATATCGGCGGATATTTTTGGTGGTATTATAAACAGGATTGCGTACCCGTGTCTAACTATCTCTGGTACGTACTCGATAGCACGATAAATCCGCCTGTTCTTACAAATATTGGAAATGGATTTAATGGCGTTGCGGATTATAAACTCTGGAACTACCCCAACCCTTTTAATCCTTCAACAAAAATAAATTTTACACTTGCCGAAAGCGATGATGTTAAGCTCACCGTCTTTAATTCGCTCGGTCAGGTGATAAGAGTATTGGAAAATAACCGCTTGAGCAAAGGAGAGTATTCCCGCGAGTTTGATGCTTCGGGTCTCCCGAGCGGTGTATATTACTACGTCTTGAAAACTACTAATAATTCACTGGTAAATCGTATGGTTCTTATAAAATAG
- the bshB1 gene encoding bacillithiol biosynthesis deacetylase BshB1, which yields MTEKLDVLFFGAHPDDVELTCGGTAAKLVKAGKKIGIIDLTKAELSSRGNPELREKETAAATEILGASIRENLALSDGNITNDPDSRLKVISVIRKYKPALVFAPYPGDRHPDHIHASELIREAAFYSGLAKIADGNDPHRPHKVYYYPQAYDIPVSFVFDISDTFDIKMHAIKSYGSQFFNPGYEQNEPVTLISSELFYKEIEARARHYGFKIGVEFGEPFFSYESVKADAETIFEI from the coding sequence TTGACCGAAAAACTTGACGTATTATTCTTTGGCGCTCATCCTGACGATGTAGAGCTAACCTGCGGCGGTACTGCCGCAAAGCTCGTAAAAGCAGGCAAAAAGATCGGCATCATCGACCTCACTAAAGCCGAGCTTAGCTCTCGCGGAAATCCTGAATTAAGAGAAAAAGAGACCGCCGCCGCAACGGAAATACTCGGCGCGTCCATCCGCGAAAATCTCGCCCTCAGCGACGGAAACATCACCAACGATCCCGACTCGCGCCTAAAGGTAATCTCGGTAATAAGAAAATATAAACCCGCGCTCGTCTTCGCGCCCTATCCCGGTGACCGTCACCCGGATCATATTCACGCGAGCGAGCTCATACGTGAAGCCGCATTCTACTCCGGCCTCGCAAAGATCGCCGATGGAAATGACCCGCACCGCCCGCACAAAGTCTATTACTACCCGCAGGCGTATGATATACCCGTGAGCTTCGTGTTCGATATATCCGACACCTTCGACATAAAAATGCACGCAATAAAATCCTATGGCTCGCAATTCTTTAATCCCGGCTACGAACAAAACGAACCCGTTACATTGATAAGCAGTGAATTATTCTATAAAGAGATCGAAGCCCGCGCCCGCCACTATGGCTTTAAGATCGGCGTGGAGTTCGGTGAACCGTTCTTTTCCTATGAATCCGTCAAAGCCGACGCTGAAACAATTTTCGAGATTTGA
- a CDS encoding ribonuclease H-like domain-containing protein gives MIEIDRRKILVFDIEVAAHDFETFFDEETKTYLLQYAKDDDMRVRIIEELVFNSFTSKLVAVSMWDVNDEKGCVLINCDKDPALLPERDSMTYVQGTEKEIVEQFWKIIAAKNYNLFVTFNGREFDCPYMMLKSFEMGVRPTFNFMQGSDFTFRDYHIDLLKEFTFNRHSPHGARRKFSLDFYCKRLGVRSPKDGGVKGDKVTELYNSGEYKKIADYAAEDAIAEAELFKIWNKFLNI, from the coding sequence ATGATAGAGATAGATAGAAGAAAAATACTTGTCTTTGACATAGAAGTTGCCGCGCACGATTTCGAAACCTTCTTTGACGAGGAGACGAAGACATACCTCCTCCAGTATGCAAAAGATGACGACATGCGCGTCAGGATAATCGAGGAGCTTGTCTTTAATTCCTTCACATCAAAGCTCGTCGCCGTATCAATGTGGGATGTCAACGACGAAAAAGGTTGTGTGTTGATTAACTGCGACAAAGATCCCGCGCTTTTACCCGAACGTGACTCCATGACCTATGTGCAGGGCACGGAAAAAGAGATCGTTGAGCAGTTCTGGAAGATCATCGCTGCAAAGAATTATAACCTGTTCGTTACCTTTAACGGCAGAGAGTTTGATTGCCCGTACATGATGCTAAAATCCTTCGAGATGGGTGTTCGCCCTACGTTCAATTTCATGCAGGGTAGTGACTTCACTTTCCGCGATTATCATATCGACCTGCTAAAAGAATTTACTTTCAACAGGCATTCACCGCACGGCGCGAGAAGGAAGTTCTCTCTGGATTTTTACTGTAAAAGGCTCGGTGTAAGGAGCCCTAAGGATGGGGGAGTAAAGGGCGATAAGGTGACCGAACTATATAATAGCGGGGAATACAAAAAAATAGCTGATTATGCTGCTGAGGATGCGATAGCGGAGGCGGAGCTTTTCAAAATTTGGAATAAATTTTTAAATATTTAA